Proteins encoded within one genomic window of Eurosta solidaginis isolate ZX-2024a chromosome 1, ASM4086904v1, whole genome shotgun sequence:
- the LOC137250561 gene encoding E3 SUMO-protein ligase ZBED1-like: MSLKKSKTSFLWQFFEKVDHSFATCNICKTKISYKTSTSNLKRHMIRRHPTVQLEELVDKPQPIEIDITEEQPSTSSAAPKRMTQCKIIKNYRPISKEGLNIKLLQLFTIDLQPFSVVDDRGFREFVKSLNPMYVLPSRRVVSKTMIPALYEECRHKMQGMIQGGNQFCITTDCWTSRNVCSFIAVTAHFVSPEFELKSILLSASELNINHTAENLANAIYKIVCDWNVERKILLSVSDNASNIKCALTTKLNWKHFGCMAHTMNLIVKDGLRVTEVAEIIDKIKGIVTYFKKSSSANEAFLSYQRNSGRDPLKLIQQVETRWNSTLAMMERFAALEEAVKCTLVILNRSLLTLSSEEWQIVKDLCIICQPFKDATVTISGETYCTGSLVIPITNGLQDVYRHLLTKVWPDPVRKVIDIFVNGIRERLGNIQKSNTFSVATFLDPRFKL; this comes from the exons atGTCGTTAAAAAAATCCAAAACCAGTTTCCTATGGCAGTTTTTTGAAAAGGTGGATCATTCTTTTGCCACATGCAATATTTGCAAAAccaaaatatcttataaaacatcGACAAGTAATTTGAAGAGACATATGATTCGGAGGCATCCGACCGTACAACTGGAAGAGCTTGTG GATAAACCTCAACCTATCGAAATTGATATCACCGAAGAGCAGCCATCAACTTCCAGTGCAGCACCAAAACGGATGACACaatgcaaaattataaaaaactatCGCCCAATTTCAAAAGAGGGTTTGAATATCAAGCTTCTGCAGTTATTTACTATAGACTTACAACCATTCAGCGTTGTAGACGATAGAGGGTTCAGGGAATTTGTGAAATCTTTGAATCCTATGTACGTACTCCCAAGCAGACGGGTAGTTTCCAAAACCATGATTCCTGCTTTGTACGAAGAGTGCAGACATAAAATGCAAGGAATGATACAAGGCGGCAACCAATTTTGTATTACAACGGATTGTTGGACTTCAAGAAATGTTTGTAGCTTCATTGCTGTGACAGCGCATTTTGTATCACCGGAGTTTGAGCTGAAATCCATACTATTGTCGGCTTCAGAGCTCAATATTAACCATACGGCCGAAAACTTAGCTAACGCGATATACAAGATTGTCTGTGACTGGAATGTagaaagaaaaattttgcttTCTGTTTCCGATAACGCCAGTAACATAAAATGTGCCCTTACAACAAAGTTGAATTGGAAACATTTTGGATGTATGGCTCATACAATGAATTTGATTGTTAAAGATGGCTTGCGTGTAACGGAAGTTGCTGAAATAATCGATAAGATCAAAGGTATAGTTACCTATTTTAAGAAAAGTTCTTCAGCCAACGAAGCTTTTCTGAGCTATCAACGAAACAGTGGCAGGGACCCGTTGAAGCTGATTCAACAAGTTGAGACTAGGTGGAACTCTACTCTTGCAATGATGGAACGATTTGCTGCGCTTGAGGAAGCAGTAAAATGTACACTAGTTATTTTAAACAGGAGCCTTTTAACCTTGTCCAGTGAAGAATGGCAAATAGTCAAAGATTTATGTATAATATGTCAACCATTCAAAGACGCTACAGTAACCATAAGTGGCGAAACGTATTGTACGGGATCCCTGGTAATACCAATTACAAATGGTCTTCAGGACGTTTACAGGCATTTGTTAACAAAAGTTTGGCCCGATCCTGTGCGCAAGGTTATAGACATTTTTGTAAATGGTATTCGGGAACGATTGGGCAATATCCAAAAAAGCAACACATTTTCTGTAGCTACATTTTTGGATCCTAGGTTTAAATTATAA
- the LOC137237582 gene encoding mitogen-activated protein kinase p38a, with the protein MAKYYKIDINRTEWEIPEIYQQLQPVGSGAYGQVCKALVEGTNMHVAIKKLARPFQSAVHAKRTYRELRLLKHMDHDNVIGLLDVFHPHPTNVTLENFQQVYLVTHLMDADLNNIIRTQRLSDDHVQFLVYQILRGLKYIHSAGIIHRDLKPSNIAVNEDCELRILDFGLARPTESEMTGYVATRWYRAPEIMLNWMHYNQTVDIWSVGCIMAELLTGRTLFPGTDHIHQLNLIMEILGTPPDDFMKKISSESARNYIKSLPPMKRRNFKDVFKGANPMAIDLLEKMLELDSEKRITAEQALAHPYMEKYSEPSDEQTSPLYDQSFEDMDLPVEKWKELVFNEVINFKPPPSFTQVLQQIKST; encoded by the coding sequence ATGGCTAAATATTATAAAATTGACATCAATCGAACAGAATGGGAAATACCAGAAATTTATCAACAACTACAACCAGTTGGCTCGGGAGCTTATGGTCAAGTATGCAAAGCACTTGTCGAAGGTACAAATATGCATGTAGCCATTAAAAAACTAGCACGCCCATTTCAATCGGCTGTACATGCCAAACGTACATATCGTGAGTTGCGTCTATTAAAGCATATGGATCATGATAATGTGATCGGTTTGTTGGACGTATTTCATCCACATCCAACAAACGTTACATTGGAAAATTTCCAACAAGTTTATTTGGTAACACATTTAATGGATGCCGATTTAAATAATATCATAAGAACACAACGTTTATCCGATGATCATGTGCAATTTCTTGTTTATCAAATATTGCGTGGACTCAAATATATTCACAGTGCTGGCATAATTCATCGTGATCTTAAACCGTCCAATATTGCTGTGAATGAGGATTGTGAATTACGTATTTTAGATTTTGGCTTAGCACGTCCCACCGAGAGCGAAATGACCGGTTATGTGGCAACGAGATGGTATCGTGCACCGGAAATCATGTTAAATTGGATGCATTATAATCAAACTGTAGATATTTGGTCTGTTGGTTGTATAATGGCTGAATTGCTCACAGGACGTACTTTATTCCCTGGCACCGATCATATACATCAATTGAATTTGATTATGGAAATTTTGGGTACACCACCAGATGATTTTATGAAGAAAATATCATCGGAAAGTGCTCGTAATTATATTAAATCATTACCACCGATGAAACGACGCAACTTCAAAGACGTATTCAAAGGTGCCAACCCAATGGCTATCGATTTGCTCGAGAAGATGTTAGAACTAGATTCAGAGAAACGTATTACCGCAGAACAGGCGTTAGCTCATCCATATATGGAAAAATATTCTGAACCAAGTGATGAGCAGACATCACCACTATATGATCAGAGTTTTGAAGATATGGATTTGCCAGTTGAAAAATGGAAGGAATTAGTTTTCAATGAAGTTATAAACTTTAAGCCACCCCCTTCTTTTACACAAGTTTTGCAACAAATCAAATCAACTTAA